The Terriglobales bacterium genome includes a region encoding these proteins:
- a CDS encoding oxidoreductase gives MIQVGLIGFGLAGRVFHAPVISAVPGLKLAAILQRSRGDAAALYPEARVVSTLEELLGIEEIRLVVIATSNASHFDLARRCLLAGRDVVVDKPFATNWQEANELVRLAQEHGRLLTVFQNARWHGDFQTVRKLVGAGTLGRLVFYEAHYERYRPQLRPGAWRERAEPGSGVLFDLGPHLIDQALLLFGTPEALSADVRIERDGAAVDDAFDVALHYKSLRVALRATMLACGPDLRFALHGTHGSYVKFGHDLQEEALKRGEIPRDDTWGGEPKEKWGSVYTEKDGNVVAKPLPTERGDYRRYYENVRDAILGRAAIDVTSQQALNVMRALELAQESSRKRCTVPWRSE, from the coding sequence ATGATTCAAGTTGGGCTCATTGGTTTTGGTTTGGCCGGCCGGGTGTTTCATGCTCCCGTAATTTCTGCTGTCCCCGGCCTGAAGCTGGCGGCCATTCTGCAGCGCAGCCGGGGAGATGCGGCCGCGCTGTATCCGGAGGCGCGGGTGGTGTCAACACTGGAAGAGCTGCTCGGGATCGAGGAAATCAGGCTTGTGGTCATCGCCACGTCGAACGCCTCGCATTTCGATCTGGCGCGGCGGTGTTTACTCGCGGGGCGGGACGTGGTCGTGGATAAGCCGTTCGCCACCAACTGGCAAGAGGCCAATGAGTTGGTGCGGCTTGCGCAAGAACACGGACGCCTGCTTACCGTTTTCCAGAATGCGCGCTGGCATGGAGATTTTCAGACGGTGAGAAAGCTGGTAGGCGCCGGCACTTTGGGGCGGCTGGTGTTCTATGAAGCACACTATGAGCGTTATCGTCCGCAGCTTCGTCCCGGGGCATGGCGCGAGCGAGCCGAGCCGGGCAGCGGCGTGCTCTTCGATCTGGGCCCGCACCTGATCGATCAGGCGCTGCTGCTCTTTGGAACACCGGAGGCGCTTTCCGCCGACGTTCGCATCGAGCGGGACGGAGCGGCGGTTGACGATGCTTTCGACGTTGCTCTGCATTACAAATCCCTGCGAGTCGCGTTGCGTGCGACCATGCTGGCCTGCGGGCCCGATTTACGTTTTGCTCTTCACGGCACGCATGGTTCTTACGTCAAATTTGGACACGACCTGCAGGAAGAGGCGCTCAAACGCGGCGAAATTCCCCGCGACGATACCTGGGGAGGAGAACCCAAAGAGAAGTGGGGCTCCGTCTACACGGAAAAGGACGGTAACGTTGTGGCCAAGCCGCTGCCCACTGAGCGGGGCGACTATCGCCGCTACTACGAAAATGTTCGCGATGCCATCCTGGGCCGCGCCGCCATCGACGTGACCAGCCAGCAGGCGCTCAATGTCATGCGCGCACTGGAGCTGGCGCAGGAGAGCAGCCGAAAACGCTGTACCGTTCCCTGGCGCAGTGAGTAA
- a CDS encoding RNA polymerase sigma factor has translation MTTTDTHGAIDAVWRIESPKLIAGLARIVRDIGVAEDLAQDALVVALEKWPQSGIPDNPGAWLMAAAKHRAIDHLRRNQRLERKHQDLGYEYEAREMSVPDLNAAIDDPIGDDLLRLVFVACHPVLSSEARTALTLRLLGGLTTDEIARAFLVPEPTVAQRIVRAKRTLADAGVPFEVPRGAELGARLSSVLEVIYLIFNEGYSATAGDDWMRPALCEDALRLGRILAELAPNEPEVHGLVALMEIQTSRSRARVGPSGEPILLLDQNRARWDHLLIHRGLAALERAGKLGRAHGPYLLQAEIAACHARAHTSEETDWERIVALYAELAEITPSPIVELNRAVAVAMARGPAAGLELVNELTSDPSLRSYHLLPSVRGDLLRKLGRLDEARAEFERAASLTRNARERALLLERARTCAGGAAPARPQ, from the coding sequence ATGACGACTACCGATACCCATGGCGCAATTGACGCGGTCTGGAGAATCGAATCGCCCAAGCTCATCGCCGGTCTGGCACGGATCGTACGCGACATCGGTGTTGCCGAGGACCTCGCCCAGGACGCTCTGGTTGTGGCGCTCGAAAAATGGCCGCAGTCGGGCATTCCGGATAATCCGGGCGCCTGGCTTATGGCTGCCGCCAAGCACCGTGCCATTGACCATCTCCGCCGAAACCAGCGGCTCGAGCGCAAGCACCAGGACCTCGGTTACGAGTATGAGGCCAGGGAGATGTCTGTGCCAGATCTCAATGCCGCGATTGACGATCCCATCGGCGACGACCTGCTGCGCCTCGTCTTCGTCGCCTGCCATCCTGTGCTCTCCTCCGAGGCGCGCACTGCACTCACACTACGTTTGCTCGGGGGTCTCACCACCGATGAAATCGCCCGCGCATTTCTTGTGCCGGAACCGACCGTGGCCCAGCGGATTGTCCGGGCCAAGCGGACCCTGGCCGATGCAGGCGTGCCTTTCGAGGTGCCCCGCGGAGCAGAGCTTGGCGCCCGTTTGTCCTCGGTGCTCGAGGTGATCTACCTTATCTTCAACGAAGGTTACTCGGCAACCGCCGGTGATGACTGGATGCGGCCCGCGCTGTGCGAAGATGCGCTTAGACTCGGGCGCATTCTGGCCGAACTCGCCCCCAATGAGCCGGAGGTGCATGGGTTGGTCGCACTGATGGAGATTCAGACATCGCGTTCAAGAGCTCGGGTAGGCCCCTCGGGCGAGCCTATCCTGCTGCTGGATCAGAACCGCGCTCGTTGGGATCATCTCCTGATCCACCGTGGCCTCGCCGCGCTCGAACGCGCCGGCAAGCTCGGCCGTGCGCATGGCCCATACCTGCTGCAAGCTGAGATCGCCGCCTGTCACGCGCGAGCGCATACCTCGGAGGAGACGGACTGGGAGCGCATCGTGGCGCTCTACGCTGAACTCGCCGAAATCACACCTTCCCCGATCGTGGAGTTGAACCGTGCGGTGGCGGTCGCGATGGCACGCGGTCCGGCAGCCGGTCTTGAGCTGGTGAACGAGCTGACCTCCGACCCGTCGCTTCGCAGCTATCATCTATTGCCCAGCGTTCGCGGCGATCTGCTGAGAAAGCTCGGACGCCTCGACGAGGCCCGCGCCGAGTTCGAGCGCGCGGCGTCTCTTACACGCAATGCGCGCGAGCGCGCTCTGCTGCTGGAGCGCGCCCGAACGTGCGCAGGCGGCGCGGCGCCCGCCAGGCCGCAGTGA
- a CDS encoding YciI family protein → MMIVKHSEKQGPPPKSLMDAIAKAAEEEAKTGGMLGSGGLGPSALGARVRVSGGQVTVTDGPFTEAKEVIGGYAQFELKSKEEAVESAVRFMELHKKHWPGWEGETEVRQMCGPEDFAPKG, encoded by the coding sequence ATGATGATAGTCAAGCACTCCGAGAAGCAGGGGCCCCCTCCCAAGTCGCTGATGGATGCTATTGCGAAGGCCGCCGAAGAGGAAGCCAAAACCGGCGGGATGCTCGGAAGCGGGGGGCTCGGGCCAAGTGCGCTGGGGGCTCGCGTCCGGGTCTCCGGAGGGCAGGTGACCGTAACCGATGGGCCTTTCACCGAGGCCAAGGAGGTTATCGGTGGCTATGCGCAGTTTGAGTTGAAATCGAAGGAAGAGGCGGTCGAATCGGCGGTCCGCTTCATGGAACTTCACAAGAAACACTGGCCGGGTTGGGAGGGCGAGACTGAGGTTCGTCAGATGTGCGGGCCGGAAGACTTCGCTCCCAAGGGATAG
- a CDS encoding YciI family protein codes for MKVIVLVKASKDSEAGVMPSTELLTAMGKYNEELVKAGIMLAAEGLHPSSKGKRVRFSGAKRTVIDGPFIESKELIAGFWLWQVRSMEEAVEWLKRCPNPHPDETEVEIRRVFSPEDFGPELTPELREKEARLRKQASAKK; via the coding sequence ATGAAAGTCATAGTACTAGTCAAAGCCAGCAAAGACTCAGAGGCGGGGGTTATGCCGAGCACTGAGCTGCTTACGGCAATGGGGAAATACAATGAAGAGCTGGTGAAGGCCGGCATCATGCTTGCGGCCGAGGGGCTGCACCCGAGTTCGAAGGGCAAGCGTGTCAGGTTCTCGGGAGCCAAGCGCACCGTGATTGACGGACCGTTCATCGAGTCGAAGGAGCTGATCGCCGGCTTCTGGCTATGGCAAGTCAGGTCAATGGAAGAGGCGGTCGAGTGGCTCAAGCGCTGCCCCAATCCTCACCCCGACGAGACCGAAGTCGAAATTCGCCGGGTGTTTTCGCCCGAGGACTTCGGCCCCGAACTCACTCCCGAGCTGAGGGAGAAGGAGGCGCGCCTGCGCAAGCAGGCATCCGCAAAAAAATAG
- a CDS encoding DUF2277 domain-containing protein: MCRNIKTLFNFDPPVTPEETRAAALQFVRKISGFNKPSKANEAAFLAAVDEVADVSTRLLRSLETNAPPKNREEEAARAKARAAERFGA; encoded by the coding sequence ATGTGCAGGAATATCAAAACCCTCTTCAACTTCGATCCGCCCGTAACTCCGGAAGAAACCCGAGCTGCTGCACTCCAGTTCGTGAGAAAAATCAGCGGCTTTAACAAACCCTCCAAGGCCAACGAAGCCGCGTTCCTGGCAGCAGTCGATGAAGTAGCCGACGTTTCGACTCGTCTTCTCCGTTCGCTCGAAACCAACGCACCACCCAAGAATCGGGAAGAAGAAGCGGCAAGAGCGAAGGCTCGCGCCGCGGAGAGATTCGGTGCTTGA
- the guaA gene encoding glutamine-hydrolyzing GMP synthase, protein MQTQAPAQCIVILDFGAQYSQLIARRVREQNVFSIVLPCTATLEEINRYAPAGIILSGGPSSVYDKDAPPADERVLSLGVPVLGICYGLQFIAHKLGGKVSPAEKREYGYAEVELLNGSPLFKNLPRSSQVWMSHGDEALDLPPGFKRTAQTSNALAAMEDQQKKIFAVQFHPEVHHTKIGTELLRNFVFEICHVEPNWTGQKFIDETVASIRETVGTGRAICALSGGVDSAVAAVLVHRAIADRLTCVFVNNGVLRKNEFQKVQQNLHDRLGLNLVAVDASQRFLSKLAGVTDPEKKRKIIGNEFIAVFDDEAQRIEQVIGKVDWLVQGTLYPDVIESRPVRGFSQTIKSHHNVGGLPEKMKLKLIEPLKDLFKDEVRRIGRDLGMPEEILQRQPFPGPGLAVRILGEVTADRVALLQEADDIVVSEIKKAGLYNKIWQSFAVLLPVMSVGVMGDMRTYAYTCAVRAVHSEDGMTADVVDLPHDVLTRISTRIVNEVKGINRVVYDITSKPPGTIEWE, encoded by the coding sequence ATGCAGACTCAAGCTCCCGCCCAGTGCATCGTCATCCTCGATTTTGGCGCGCAATATTCGCAGCTTATCGCGCGGCGTGTGCGCGAACAGAATGTGTTTTCAATCGTACTGCCCTGCACGGCGACACTGGAAGAAATTAATCGCTACGCGCCGGCGGGCATCATTCTGAGCGGCGGGCCAAGCTCGGTCTATGACAAAGATGCTCCTCCGGCGGATGAGCGCGTTCTGTCGCTTGGCGTCCCCGTGCTTGGCATCTGCTACGGATTGCAGTTCATCGCCCATAAGCTGGGCGGCAAAGTGAGTCCCGCCGAAAAGCGGGAGTACGGATACGCCGAGGTTGAGCTGCTGAACGGCTCACCACTCTTTAAGAACCTGCCGCGCTCATCGCAGGTATGGATGTCTCACGGCGACGAGGCCCTTGATCTGCCTCCCGGCTTCAAGCGCACCGCCCAGACTTCAAATGCGCTGGCTGCCATGGAAGACCAGCAGAAAAAGATTTTCGCAGTACAGTTCCACCCCGAAGTGCACCACACCAAAATAGGAACTGAGCTGTTGCGCAACTTTGTCTTTGAAATCTGCCATGTCGAACCCAACTGGACTGGACAAAAATTCATCGATGAGACCGTGGCTTCGATTCGTGAAACCGTGGGCACGGGCAGGGCCATTTGCGCTCTGAGCGGTGGCGTGGATTCTGCCGTCGCGGCTGTCCTGGTCCACCGCGCCATCGCAGACCGCCTGACCTGCGTCTTCGTGAACAACGGTGTGCTGCGCAAAAACGAATTTCAGAAGGTTCAGCAAAATCTGCACGATCGTCTGGGACTGAACCTGGTGGCGGTAGACGCCTCACAACGGTTTCTTTCCAAGCTTGCCGGTGTGACCGACCCGGAAAAGAAACGCAAGATCATCGGCAATGAATTTATCGCTGTTTTTGACGACGAAGCCCAACGCATCGAGCAGGTTATCGGCAAAGTGGATTGGCTGGTGCAGGGCACGTTATATCCCGATGTCATCGAATCGCGCCCGGTGCGCGGTTTCTCGCAAACCATCAAATCGCACCACAACGTTGGCGGCTTGCCCGAAAAGATGAAGCTGAAGCTCATCGAACCGCTCAAAGACCTTTTCAAAGATGAGGTCCGGCGCATCGGCCGCGACCTGGGCATGCCGGAAGAAATCTTGCAACGCCAGCCCTTTCCTGGTCCGGGACTGGCTGTGCGTATTCTGGGCGAAGTGACAGCCGACCGCGTGGCACTATTGCAAGAGGCCGACGACATCGTCGTCAGCGAAATCAAGAAAGCCGGACTCTATAACAAGATATGGCAATCGTTCGCGGTGCTGCTGCCGGTGATGTCAGTAGGCGTGATGGGCGACATGCGCACCTATGCCTACACCTGCGCCGTCCGCGCTGTGCACTCGGAAGACGGCATGACAGCCGACGTCGTGGACCTGCCGCATGACGTCCTTACCCGCATCTCCACCCGCATCGTGAATGAAGTCAAAGGCATCAATCGTGTGGTCTACGACATTACCTCCAAACCACCCGGCACCATTGAGTGGGAATAG
- a CDS encoding GNAT family N-acetyltransferase translates to MNKRTEIADLRLRVAANVDSEAVARLVNDAFRLERLIFTTEDRTNPEEVRSMMSNGEFLLVEDGAALVGCVYLEPRGERCYLGLLSVEPVRRRSGLGTWLMTIAEDHCRAAGARGVDIQIVNLRKELPDYYHRLGYVETGTAPFPAHVKISQPCHFIKMSKELS, encoded by the coding sequence ATGAATAAAAGAACAGAGATTGCTGACCTGCGCCTGCGAGTTGCAGCCAACGTGGACTCAGAAGCAGTTGCCCGCCTGGTCAACGATGCCTTTCGCCTCGAACGACTTATCTTTACCACTGAAGATCGCACCAACCCTGAAGAAGTGCGGAGCATGATGAGTAACGGAGAATTTCTACTCGTCGAAGACGGCGCGGCACTTGTGGGTTGTGTGTACCTGGAGCCCCGCGGTGAACGCTGCTACCTGGGATTGCTGTCCGTAGAACCTGTCCGGCGGCGCTCCGGGTTAGGCACCTGGCTCATGACGATTGCGGAAGATCACTGCCGCGCAGCCGGAGCCCGTGGCGTTGATATTCAGATCGTGAATCTGCGGAAAGAACTGCCAGATTACTACCATCGCCTGGGATACGTGGAGACCGGAACCGCCCCATTCCCAGCTCATGTAAAAATCAGCCAGCCTTGCCACTTCATCAAGATGTCAAAAGAATTATCTTAA
- a CDS encoding M1 family aminopeptidase — protein MQLKLRPLGRSVVFLLVLVLIATVFAAERPRLRVDDYVINAAVTPRSHHLHATAQVKFTALDDINSAVFELHNALRVNHVTGASGEKIQFERISQDNSVRLTLPKTLAKDDSTTLTFDYDGALGSADDSPVEGLKLAYIGEDTSYLLYAGRWFPVNGYGINRFTAKINVAVPAGYTIVGSGRTTPSTPITMTIEQPAAAPENTANDSSNEGTAPILRRRAAETPATPNVATTRRSTTRTRRTTSTAAKTAPPVTTHSVAPTGSTTFSFAWQKPSFPGTLIIGKFQETASQLNGANIHVFFPTNHAGFATSYAETAGKEFSYFSSMYGPAPSSTLNIVELPDDTVPYAWAPEVAAIASRAVNAKVDYRLLANTIAHQWWGASVSPSSTEDGWLRDGAARYAEARYIESAAGEAGYEEAVKDMEVGALAYDNIPLASVGKLPPFSPEAQSLSSDKGAMMFEMLRWVMGDEPFDNTMRQFAMQFAGKAANSNDFRQIAEQHFGDRLEWFFAEWLDSTGAPEFKNKYTVYRIPKGFRVSGQISQDLDLFRMPVKLKIDTDGKPEDKRIEVVGTESPYTIETFGMPRKITIDPDNRVLKSSGDLKLRVAIMKGEQLVQQGDLAQALTELQRALEINKNSSLAHYRIAEVFFQQRNYQAAANEYRAAREGDGEPRWTEVWSSIQLGKIFDTTGQRNRAVNEYRRALETNDNFQGALDEARKYLAAPYQRDSKGSSGQ, from the coding sequence ATGCAGCTCAAGCTACGGCCCTTGGGACGCAGTGTTGTATTTCTGCTCGTCCTTGTTCTCATCGCGACGGTATTTGCCGCCGAAAGACCACGCCTGCGGGTGGATGACTACGTCATCAACGCGGCGGTTACACCCCGGTCGCATCATCTGCACGCTACGGCGCAGGTCAAGTTCACGGCGCTGGATGATATCAACAGCGCTGTCTTTGAACTGCACAATGCCTTGCGGGTCAACCATGTAACCGGCGCTTCTGGAGAGAAGATACAGTTTGAACGCATCAGCCAGGACAACTCCGTACGCCTCACTCTGCCTAAGACCCTGGCCAAAGATGACAGCACAACCCTGACCTTCGACTACGATGGCGCACTCGGCTCGGCCGATGATAGCCCGGTGGAAGGGCTGAAGCTGGCCTACATCGGCGAAGACACAAGCTACCTGTTGTACGCAGGCCGATGGTTTCCGGTAAATGGATATGGCATTAACCGCTTTACCGCCAAGATTAACGTCGCGGTCCCTGCGGGATACACCATCGTGGGCAGTGGACGAACTACACCGTCAACTCCCATAACGATGACCATAGAACAACCCGCTGCCGCGCCGGAAAACACTGCGAATGACTCTTCCAACGAAGGAACCGCGCCTATTCTGCGCCGCCGCGCTGCGGAAACTCCGGCTACCCCGAATGTCGCAACTACCAGGCGAAGCACCACCAGAACTCGCAGGACGACCAGTACCGCTGCCAAGACTGCGCCGCCGGTGACTACGCACTCAGTGGCTCCCACCGGCAGTACAACTTTCAGCTTCGCCTGGCAGAAACCCAGCTTTCCTGGCACGCTTATCATCGGGAAATTTCAGGAGACCGCCAGTCAGTTAAATGGGGCGAACATCCATGTCTTCTTCCCTACTAACCACGCCGGATTCGCCACCTCGTATGCCGAAACTGCTGGTAAAGAGTTTTCTTATTTCTCTTCCATGTATGGGCCGGCTCCGTCTTCAACTCTGAACATTGTGGAGTTACCGGATGACACGGTTCCCTACGCCTGGGCCCCGGAGGTCGCGGCCATCGCCAGCCGCGCGGTAAACGCTAAAGTTGACTACCGCCTTTTGGCCAATACCATAGCGCACCAGTGGTGGGGCGCAAGCGTAAGTCCATCCTCAACAGAGGACGGCTGGCTGCGCGACGGCGCCGCGCGCTATGCCGAGGCGCGTTATATTGAGTCCGCCGCCGGTGAAGCTGGTTACGAGGAAGCAGTGAAAGACATGGAAGTGGGCGCGCTTGCCTATGACAATATCCCTCTGGCTAGTGTAGGCAAGTTGCCGCCATTTTCGCCGGAGGCGCAGTCTCTCTCCAGCGACAAGGGCGCCATGATGTTCGAGATGCTGCGCTGGGTCATGGGAGACGAACCTTTCGACAATACCATGCGCCAGTTCGCCATGCAGTTTGCCGGAAAAGCGGCCAACAGCAATGATTTCCGGCAGATTGCAGAACAACATTTCGGTGACCGCCTGGAGTGGTTCTTCGCGGAATGGCTGGATTCGACCGGCGCCCCCGAATTCAAGAACAAGTACACGGTTTACCGCATCCCGAAAGGCTTCCGTGTGAGCGGCCAGATCAGCCAGGACCTCGACTTGTTCCGCATGCCGGTCAAGCTCAAGATTGATACCGACGGCAAGCCCGAAGATAAGCGCATTGAGGTCGTGGGCACCGAGTCTCCTTACACCATTGAAACCTTCGGCATGCCGCGCAAGATCACCATCGACCCCGACAATCGTGTGCTCAAGAGTTCGGGTGACCTCAAGCTGCGGGTCGCCATTATGAAGGGCGAGCAACTCGTGCAGCAGGGCGACCTGGCGCAGGCATTGACCGAGTTGCAAAGGGCGCTGGAGATCAACAAAAACAGCTCCCTGGCCCACTATCGCATTGCCGAGGTCTTCTTTCAGCAGCGTAACTACCAGGCCGCAGCCAATGAGTACCGCGCTGCCCGTGAGGGCGATGGCGAACCCCGATGGACCGAGGTCTGGAGCAGCATACAGTTAGGGAAAATCTTCGATACCACCGGCCAGCGCAACCGGGCTGTCAATGAATACCGGCGGGCGCTCGAAACCAACGACAATTTTCAGGGCGCTCTTGATGAAGCGCGCAAATACCTGGCGGCTCCCTACCAGCGCGACAGCAAGGGCAGCAGCGGACAATAA
- the lpxB gene encoding lipid-A-disaccharide synthase, translated as MKFLISAGEASSDLYGAQLTVALRRRARTEDEPLEFLGVGGECMRAAGCEIIVDSRHLAVVGMTEILGHLPKIYAEFRKLLHAVDQAPQKPNVAIVIDSPAFNFRVAREMHARGIPVIYFVAPQLWAWREYRVERIQRWVKKVLCIFPFEEDFYRKYGVDVEYVGHPLADMPKPDISREAYAQQNGLDASRTWIALLPGSRRKEVKANLSAMMQAAALLQAENASYQFLFPVASNLDTGWFRNMMAQTELAAGKPDVLTSMIPVKNAAAALLHSRAAAVTSGTATVEAALMGTPFVTVYRLSPLTFFAAKRLVKVPYVAMPNLIAGRQIIPELLQNDFTPENVVKHLKQIISDGEPREQMLAGLAEVQTELRHEGQRPAIECAADAIMRSV; from the coding sequence ATGAAGTTCCTCATCTCGGCAGGAGAAGCATCCAGCGATTTATACGGGGCCCAGCTTACCGTGGCCCTGCGCCGACGCGCCCGCACCGAAGATGAGCCCCTTGAGTTTCTGGGCGTAGGCGGCGAGTGCATGCGCGCCGCCGGCTGCGAGATCATCGTTGACTCCCGGCACCTTGCCGTCGTGGGCATGACCGAGATCCTCGGCCACCTGCCCAAAATCTACGCGGAGTTCCGCAAGCTGCTGCATGCTGTGGACCAGGCCCCGCAAAAACCGAACGTTGCCATTGTGATTGATTCCCCGGCCTTCAACTTTCGCGTGGCCCGCGAGATGCACGCGCGCGGCATCCCCGTGATCTATTTTGTAGCCCCACAGCTCTGGGCCTGGCGTGAGTACCGGGTGGAACGCATTCAGCGCTGGGTCAAAAAAGTTCTATGCATCTTCCCTTTTGAAGAGGACTTCTACCGCAAATACGGCGTGGATGTGGAGTACGTAGGACATCCGCTCGCCGACATGCCCAAGCCGGACATCTCGCGCGAGGCTTATGCCCAGCAAAACGGGCTCGATGCATCGCGCACGTGGATTGCCCTGCTTCCCGGCAGCCGCCGCAAAGAGGTGAAAGCCAATTTGTCGGCGATGATGCAAGCAGCCGCACTTTTACAGGCTGAAAACGCAAGCTATCAATTCCTGTTCCCCGTCGCTTCAAATCTGGATACGGGGTGGTTTAGAAACATGATGGCGCAAACTGAGCTGGCAGCCGGCAAACCTGATGTGCTCACCTCCATGATTCCTGTAAAAAATGCGGCTGCTGCGTTGTTGCACTCACGCGCCGCAGCCGTCACCAGCGGGACGGCAACCGTCGAGGCTGCCTTGATGGGAACGCCTTTTGTCACTGTATACCGGCTGTCGCCACTTACATTTTTTGCGGCCAAGCGGCTGGTGAAAGTCCCTTATGTAGCCATGCCCAACCTGATTGCAGGCCGCCAGATCATTCCTGAGCTGCTGCAAAACGACTTCACGCCTGAAAATGTGGTGAAACATCTCAAGCAGATCATTTCCGATGGCGAGCCCCGCGAGCAGATGCTGGCAGGATTGGCCGAAGTCCAGACTGAATTGCGCCATGAAGGGCAGCGGCCAGCCATAGAATGCGCTGCCGATGCAATCATGAGAAGCGTTTAG
- a CDS encoding ABC transporter ATP-binding protein: protein MANIHEEEALGKAYDSRLMKRLLTYLRPYKWQVAIALVSIVLKAAADILGPYLTMVAVDKYLAPKPGAHNLFGLERWLSPQPLVGIAQIGAIYVFLLCFGFFLEFAQTYYMQWTGQKVMFDLRSQIFRHLQGMHVGFFDKNPVGRLVTRVTTDVDALNEMFTAGVVSIIEDVFVLVGIVAVMLTMKWWLALITLAVLPLILIVTTLFRRSVRESYRRIRTAIARINAFMQEHVSGIMVLQLFNREKRAYKRFEDINASHMDAFKDAIMAYSVYYPVVEVLSSLAIAAIIWFGGSQVLRGAVTIGILTAFMQYALRFFRPIMDLSEKYNILQGAMASSERIFKLLDTPSAIVTPPSPQKPLGPGRIEFDHVWFAYRNVPLKEAEDGAPVEVARAHESKAGEPDWVLCDVSFTIEPGETIAIVGHTGAGKTTILSLLLRFYDVQRGAVRIDGVDVREMDLDELRRNFGMVLQDPFLFTGTIEQNIRLGSDWIESEAVEQAAEQVNVADFIRKLPGGFQEPVHERGTTLSTGQKQLISFARALAHNPRVLILDEATSSVDTETEFHVRDALNRMIGTQGRTSVVVAHRLSTIQRADKIIVMHKGRVREIGNHQQLLARRGIYWKLYQLQYKDQEISLSAAANGTEKLVGADD from the coding sequence ATGGCCAATATCCACGAAGAAGAAGCACTGGGCAAAGCGTATGACAGCCGGCTGATGAAGCGGCTGCTCACCTACTTGCGTCCCTACAAGTGGCAGGTAGCGATTGCCCTGGTTTCCATTGTGCTCAAAGCCGCAGCCGACATCCTGGGCCCTTACCTGACCATGGTTGCCGTTGATAAATATCTGGCCCCCAAGCCAGGCGCGCACAATTTGTTTGGCCTTGAGCGCTGGTTGAGTCCGCAACCGCTCGTGGGCATTGCCCAGATTGGCGCGATTTACGTCTTTCTGCTCTGCTTCGGGTTCTTCCTCGAATTTGCCCAAACCTATTACATGCAATGGACCGGCCAAAAGGTCATGTTTGATCTGCGCAGCCAGATCTTCCGTCACCTCCAGGGCATGCACGTTGGATTTTTCGATAAGAATCCGGTCGGCCGTCTGGTGACCCGTGTCACCACCGACGTGGACGCATTGAACGAAATGTTCACCGCCGGCGTGGTCTCGATCATTGAAGATGTTTTTGTGCTGGTTGGCATCGTCGCCGTCATGCTGACCATGAAGTGGTGGCTGGCGCTGATCACTCTCGCAGTCCTGCCCCTGATCCTGATTGTCACCACGCTGTTCCGCCGCTCGGTGCGCGAATCTTACCGCCGCATTCGCACCGCCATCGCTCGCATCAATGCTTTCATGCAGGAGCACGTCAGCGGCATCATGGTGTTGCAGTTATTCAACCGCGAAAAGCGCGCCTACAAGCGCTTTGAAGATATCAATGCCTCCCATATGGATGCCTTCAAAGACGCCATCATGGCCTACTCCGTCTACTACCCCGTGGTGGAAGTGCTGTCGTCGCTTGCCATCGCTGCCATCATCTGGTTCGGCGGCAGCCAAGTGCTGCGCGGGGCGGTCACCATCGGCATCCTGACGGCATTCATGCAATACGCCCTGCGCTTCTTCCGCCCGATCATGGATCTCAGCGAAAAATACAATATCCTGCAAGGCGCCATGGCCTCCAGCGAGCGCATCTTCAAGCTGCTCGATACTCCCTCGGCAATCGTCACGCCACCTTCTCCTCAAAAGCCTCTGGGCCCCGGACGCATCGAGTTCGATCACGTCTGGTTCGCTTACAGAAACGTACCGCTGAAGGAAGCCGAGGATGGCGCGCCCGTTGAAGTGGCGCGCGCCCACGAATCCAAGGCCGGCGAGCCCGACTGGGTGCTGTGCGACGTCTCCTTTACCATCGAACCCGGCGAAACCATCGCTATTGTGGGCCACACCGGCGCAGGCAAGACCACTATCCTGTCCCTGTTGCTGCGCTTTTACGATGTGCAGCGCGGCGCCGTCCGCATAGATGGCGTGGACGTCCGCGAGATGGACCTGGACGAATTGCGCCGCAACTTTGGCATGGTATTACAGGATCCGTTTCTCTTCACCGGGACCATTGAGCAGAATATCCGGCTGGGCAGCGACTGGATCGAATCCGAAGCCGTGGAGCAGGCCGCCGAACAGGTCAACGTGGCCGATTTTATCCGCAAGCTGCCCGGCGGCTTCCAGGAGCCCGTCCACGAGCGTGGCACCACACTTTCCACCGGACAAAAGCAACTTATCTCCTTTGCCCGCGCACTGGCCCATAACCCCCGCGTGTTGATCCTGGATGAAGCCACCTCCAGCGTTGATACCGAAACCGAATTCCACGTGCGCGACGCCCTCAACCGCATGATCGGCACCCAGGGACGCACCTCGGTCGTCGTGGCCCACCGGCTTTCGACCATCCAGCGCGCCGATAAGATCATTGTTATGCACAAGGGCCGCGTGCGCGAGATCGGAAACCACCAGCAACTGTTGGCCCGCCGCGGAATCTATTGGAAGCTCTATCAGTTGCAATATAAAGACCAGGAAATCTCCTTGTCGGCCGCAGCAAATGGCACAGAAAAACTGGTCGGGGCAGACGATTAA